A window of Rhododendron vialii isolate Sample 1 chromosome 13a, ASM3025357v1 contains these coding sequences:
- the LOC131313288 gene encoding glutamate receptor 2.7-like → MPSLRSTRKPTFLFIPILVLFISFLLTLSQVSVVEGDCTEQNNDTLIIGVPGKASFENFVKISNSKNQDERDYSGFCIEIFQEVRRILGRPCKFVEFNGTYDELVDSVANKTYCAAVGDITILANRSKKVEFTVPFTESGLSMVVPVKPSPKPWIFLKPFTLGMWLATAAVLVYTMLIVWFVEHRSNPDFSGPWNDQLGSALWFTFSSLFLAHRERIQSNYARIVVVVWLFLALVLTQSYTANLTSMLTISRLRPKPWSPSKVGCDNYTFMHNYVRDVLNYKNVSLINDEGEYLREFEADNISAAFLEIPYAKVFVNKNCRKFTIIGTTYRFGGFGFVSTEHAKNFPFCWRFFSFYFIVFDDFKACTKISSYIHVPLQVFQKGSSLVASVSEVILELSENGTLKSLEEAWLTPNKVCSKSYLNMTENTMEENVDSLSLRSFWGLFFFSVGTSSVCFLLFLGHLLRNYCRHHSSQVADVNANNESVSVRIVRVAGYLMNAEIRSPWRSPSSRRVVSETERS, encoded by the exons ATGCCTTCCCTCCGCTCTACCAGAAAACCAACCTTCTTGTTCATCCCAATACTAGTACTGTTCATATCATTCCTTCTTACTCTCTCTCAAGTCTCTGTTGTTGAAGGTGATTGTACAGAACAGAATAATGACACATTAATAATTGGAGTTCCAGGCAAGGCCtcttttgaaaactttgtgAAGATAAGTAATTCTAAGAATCAAGACGAGAGGGATTACTCCGGTTTCTGCATTGAAATTTTTCAAGAGGTTCGAAGGATATTGGGTAGGCCTTGTAAATTTGTGGAGTTCAATGGGACGTATGATGAATTAGTTGATAGTGTAGCCAACAAG ACTTATTGCGCTGCCGTAGGCGATATAACAATATTAGCAAACCGATCGAAGAAAGTGGAATTCACCGTACCGTTTACAGAGTCGGGCTTGTCGATGGTAGTGCCGGTGAAGCCCAGCCCGAAGCCGTGGATTTTCCTGAAGCCTTTCACTCTGGGAATGTGGTTGGCTACAGCGGCTGTTTTGGTCTACACTATGCTTATAGTTTGGTTCGTCGAACATCGGTCCAATCCGGATTTCAGTGGTCCGTGGAATGATCAACTCGGAAGTGCTCTTTGGTTCACCTTCTCTTCACTCTTCCTTGCTCAca GGGAGAGGATTCAAAGCAACTATGCTcggattgtggtggtggtgtggcttTTTCTGGCATTGGTCTTAACCCAAAGCTACACCGCTAACCTCACGTCAATGCTTACAATCTCACGACTCCGACCGAAACCCTGGTCTCCATCAAAAGTCGGTTGTGATAATTATACATTCATGCATAATTACGTTCGAGATGTGCTTAACTACAAGAATGTAAGTCTCATCAACGACGAGGGTGAGTATCTACGGGAGTTCGAGGCCGACAATATCTCAGCAGCGTTTCTTGAGATCCCTTATGCCAAAGtttttgtcaataaaaattGCAGGAAATTTACCATCATTGGAACCACATACAGATTTGGAGGATTTGGCTTTGTGAGTACTGAACATgcaaaaaattttcctttttgttggcgtttcttttccttttatttcatAGTATTTGATGACTTCAAAGCATGTACAAAGATATCTTCATATATTCATGTTCCTTTGCAGGTATTCCAAAAAGGTTCTTCACTAGTTGCTAGTGTCTCGGAAGTCATTCTCGAACTCTCAGAGAACGGGACTCTGAAAAGCCTAGAAGAGGCTTGGTTAACTCCCAACAAAGTGTGTTCAAAATCTTATCTGAATATGACTGAGAATACAATGGAGGAGAACGTTGATAGCTTGAGCCTCCGAAGCTTCTGGGGCCTATTCTTCTTCTCCGTTGGCACTTCCTCTGTTTGTTTTCTCCTATTCCTTGGGCACTTACTGAGGAACTACTGCCGTCATCACTCATCTCAAGTGGCTGATGTGAATGCAAATAATGAGAGCGTTTCAGTCAGGATAGTTAGAGTTGCAGGTTACTTGATGAATGCTGAGATTAGAAGTCCATGGAGATCTCCATCCTCCCGTCGGGTAGTGTCTGAAACTGAAAGGAGCTAA